The Dioscorea cayenensis subsp. rotundata cultivar TDr96_F1 chromosome 8, TDr96_F1_v2_PseudoChromosome.rev07_lg8_w22 25.fasta, whole genome shotgun sequence genome segment CTGCTTCGTCTTAAGGTAAACTTAGAAAAGATCGTTTATGCAACCTAATGCTTGCTTTATAAAAACTTGATTTGCCAACTCAAATGATCATCTCCTTTAAGCATTAGCAAAGTTCGCATTTGTTAAAGGACCATACCTTATAGATCATTGATATTCAATGCTCCAAAAGCAATGCAAAGGTATTTAGCGGATTGTTTGCTAATCCATTTATGTATGGACCGGgaaatttataacaaatttgATTGTTTCAGGGACAGTAGTTGCCATAAATCttccactttttttattatgactAAAAGCTGACGGCACATGTTATACCATAGTGACATTATTTGGATGGTAGGCCTCTTTTAATAATGCAGAGTTGAGAAATAAATGAGCATAAAGAATTCAAGTTTTAAAAATGTGGCCTAACGGTTGTCCTTGAGAATGGATTTTATTATCAGTTGTTTTTTGGTATCAAATGTGCCAGAATGTTATTGTACACCATGCTCCATCATATACTTTGGCCATGTAAAtatgtttcttatttatatgatatttgaTACTTTGATTACAATATATCTTCACCTTTAGCCACATCTTTAATTTTCATGCCATGTTCATAATTTTGGggatttattatgttttccgtCGTGACATGACAGAAAGATCCAAGTTTATAGTGTTCCAATTTGTTATTGGTTATGTTTCTTAAGCTGTTTTTATTAAGGTCCGGAGATGAAAGTTCTAGCTtatggatgcatttgttttaGGAAAAGTCTATAGGGATATGGTCGGGAGTGCTTATTATGTTGCTCCCGAAGTTCTACGACGAAATTATGGGAAAGAAATAGATATTTGGAGTGCTGGTGTTATTTTATACATCCTTCTAAGTGGCGTCCCTCCTTTCTGGGCCGGTAAGTTTATTATCACAGCCTGTTTTATCAGTTTGGTTGTCGGAGTTCCTATAAATTTATGAGTTGGCATTGCTGGCTTTAGAGTCGGAGAAAGGGATATTTGATGCTATATTGCAAGGGCACATTGACTTTGATAGTGCGCCATGGCCATCTATATCGAAAAGTGCTAAAGATCTGGTCAGACGGATGCTTACTCAGGACCCGAAGAAACGAATCACTTCTGCCCAAGTTCTTGGTCTGTGACTCTGTGCATGATCTATCCAATTTTCCGggtaacatattatttagttaGTGTGACATTGTAACTTGTTTATATAGAACATCCATGGATTAGAGAAGATGGAGATGCACCTGATAAACCCATCGACAGCGCCGTTCTTTCAAGGATGAAGCAATTCAGAGCAATGAACAAACTGAAGAAGATGGCACTGAAGGTCAGTTCTTAAAGGATGCTTAGTGTTTGGAGCTCACTTGGAAATACTGAAAATTTGTTAAACTTGTTTGTTGTAGGTTATAGCGGAAAATCTTTCTGAAGAAGAGATAAAAGGTTTGAAACAGATGTTTACAAATATGGACACGGACAAGAGTGGCACGATCACATACGAAGAACTGAAAACAGGATTGGCCCGACTCGGCTCGAAGCTCTCTGAGGCGGAAGTAAAGCAGCTCATGGATGCTGTGAGATGAATCATTTGTACAATAGTAAATATCGTCTTtcatctatgtttttatttgatcttgTTTTCCGACTATTTCTGTGTGGATCTCTTCTAGGCTGATGTCGACGGGAACGGGAGTATCGATTACATTGAATTTATTACAGCCACAATGCACAGGCACAAGCTTGAAAGAGATGAGCATCTATACAATGCATTCCAATATTTCGACAAGGATAACAGCGGGTGAGTCTTTGTTCCATCGGCTCGATATTTTCGCCTCAGGTAGCTCGCCGGTAGAAGCttgtaaatattctttttgtaatgcaGCTATATTACAAGAGAGGAATTGCGATCGGCTATGGAGGAGCATGGAATGGGCGATGCTgccacaatcaaagaaattataTCGGAGGTTGACACCGATAATGTAAGTTAATGCTTCCTTTCAAATACCTGAAACAATGTAAGGGACGGTGTTTACTGACTATGTTCTTTGTTGTAGGATGGAAGGATAAACTATGAGGAGTTTTGTGCAATGATGAGGAGTGGGGTTCAGCAGAGTGTTAAGGTTTTATGAGCTCTTTGTTGGTAAATAAAGCTTCCATTGATCTGGTTTTCACCTTTCTCAATGTGGAAGCATGTTTCTATCTGGTTTCtgctttcattttatttttttgttcattggTTGTATAAACATCAGAATTGACTTGGAGGGATTGTGAGGGATTTTAATTGGTAACTTTGAACTTATCAGATGaatgtataattgtattttgtttcAATGAAATAATGAAAGGCTTGGTAGTGTCTCAGTTTAATACTTAGATTCATGCTGGTACAATTCATAAAACTGAGGTTTTACCTCTAATTATAACCTGAAGCCAATGCAATGCATGGTCATTCATTCTATGACAAGCAAATTAAGGTAACAATTACTTAAAATCCAGGCATAACTTgcataagaaaaatgaaaagaaaagacaacCAAATGTAACATCGCTTCTTAGCTAAGATGCACATAGAACATGAACCTAATACTTAGACTGAATATATATAGACTAATAACGCTTGAATTGCCCCTTTAGAAACCGTGTATCTTGA includes the following:
- the LOC120266709 gene encoding calcium-dependent protein kinase 2-like, whose product is MGLCCSKDMDSKSNEYTYQRPAAAQHATKPSPSPPPPPPPPPPPSGTKNAPPSPLKPSAPNPSPPKPQIHGDTILGKPFVDVRSFYTLGKELGRGQFGVTYLCTENATGLSYACKSISKRKLTSKSDREDIKKEIQIMQHLTGQTNIVEFKGAYEDKYSVHLVMELCAGGELFDRIIAKGHYSERAAATMCRAIVNVVHICHFMGVMHRDLKPENFLLSTKDEGAMLKATDFGLSVFFEDGKVYRDMVGSAYYVAPEVLRRNYGKEIDIWSAGVILYILLSGVPPFWAESEKGIFDAILQGHIDFDSAPWPSISKSAKDLVRRMLTQDPKKRITSAQVLEHPWIREDGDAPDKPIDSAVLSRMKQFRAMNKLKKMALKVIAENLSEEEIKGLKQMFTNMDTDKSGTITYEELKTGLARLGSKLSEAEVKQLMDAADVDGNGSIDYIEFITATMHRHKLERDEHLYNAFQYFDKDNSGYITREELRSAMEEHGMGDAATIKEIISEVDTDNDGRINYEEFCAMMRSGVQQSVKVL